The proteins below come from a single Thunnus thynnus chromosome 10, fThuThy2.1, whole genome shotgun sequence genomic window:
- the LOC137190634 gene encoding hepatitis A virus cellular receptor 1-like — protein MRYYMILYESLLQGKASRFSSLVLCAFINLPHVKKLKMQLDHKSQNYTAARPPADLLPACRTLPPADLLPACRTLPPADLLPACRTLPTADLLPACRTRPTADLLPACRTLPPADLLPACRTLPPADLLPACRTLPTADLLPACRTRPPADLLPACRTLPTADLLPACRTLPTADLLPACRTLPPADLLPACRTLPTADLLPTCRTLPTADLLPACRTLPTADLLPACRTLPTADLLPACRTRPTADLLPACRTLPTADLLPACRTLPTADLLPACRTLPPADLLPACRTLPTADLLPACRTLPPAD, from the coding sequence ATGAgatattatatgatattatatgaGTCATTATTACAAGGTAAAGCCTCCAGATTTTCTTCTTTGGTGTTATGTGCTTTCATAAACCTGCCACATGTGAAGAAACTCAAAATGCAGCTGGATCACAAAAGTCAAAACTACACTGCAGCTCGGCCTCCTGCAGACCTACTACCTGCCTGTCGGACTCTTCCTCCTGCAGACCTACTACCTGCCTGTCGGACTCTTCCTCCTGCAGACCTACTACCTGCCTGTCGGACTCTACCTACTGCAGACCTACTACCTGCCTGTAGGACTCGGCCTACTGCAGACCTACTACCTGCCTGTCGGACTCTTCCTCCTGCAGACCTACTACCTGCCTGTCGGACTCTACCTCCTGCAGACCTACTACCTGCCTGTCGGACTCTACCTACTGCAGACCTACTACCTGCCTGTAGGACTCGGCCTCCTGCAGACCTACTACCTGCCTGTCGGACTCTTCCTACTGCAGACCTACTACCTGCCTGTAGGACTCTACCTACTGCAGACCTACTACCTGCCTGTAGGACTCTACCTCCTGCAGACCTACTACCTGCCTGTCGGACTCTTCCTACTGCAGACCTACTACCTACCTGTAGGACTCTACCTACTGCAGACCTACTACCTGCCTGTAGGACTCTACCTACTGCAGACCTACTACCTGCCTGTAGGACTCTACCTACTGCAGACCTACTACCTGCCTGTAGGACTCGGCCTACTGCAGACCTACTACCTGCCTGTAGGACTCTACCTACTGCAGACCTACTACCTGCCTGTAGGACTCTACCTACTGCAGACCTACTACCTGCCTGTAGGACTCTACCTCCTGCAGACCTACTACCTGCCTGTCGGACTCTACCTACTGCAGACCTACTACCTGCCTGTAGGACTCTTCCTCCTGCAGATTAA